From Triticum aestivum cultivar Chinese Spring chromosome 7B, IWGSC CS RefSeq v2.1, whole genome shotgun sequence:
ACGCATGCCCATGTCTGAAGTCTGAACCGTGTTGTTTTCAGAAATGCTGCAGTGTATGGAGTTTGTGTTTAAGCTCCTTATCCCACTGGTCTAGAGCTCTATTCCCATTAGCTTATTTAGATTCCTCAAATGCAGAATTCAGGTCAGGTAAGCGCACATAATTGCTACAAGTTTAGACCATCTTGTGTACGGTCAGTTCCATTGTCGTCATATGTGGCTGCTGTTCGGTTTTGGCTTGGTGGTTCCTTGTTCTTAGTTCGACTATTGGAATTATCTCTAGCATACATCTTGTTGTTCGAATGTTGCATATTGATGGTACCCTGTACTTATGCATTTAGAAACTACAAGTATGTGTTATCTGAATTATTATTATTTCGCATTACAACATTGCAATCTGTGGATTAACCTTTTTGTAGTGACGAGTTAATTGCCTGTccgttgcccgtgcgttgcaacgtaGCCTTTTTGAATCTTCAACCATGATCTCTCACGCCTCTACATGTTGCGCTCTCTCACTGTTCCCCTTCTTCAACACTTCTTACCATTTACTCTTTTGTGTAAACACTTCTTACAGTGTCAATGTTCATGATAGTGTGGAGTAGTCATATTTTTCCTTGAAATCTAAGTCCAGTCTGTCTGTCTTGTTGCCAACTGAATTTACAGTATCTAAGTGGTCTCTAAATTCTGCAGTATTTATGTTCATGACTTACTGAACTATGTTATCTTTTTTAACAGTGCCTTGTTCTAAATAGTTGTATTTTAGCTCCATAGCTCTGTGTAATTTGTCCCTTGATTTTTTGCCACCTCTGATTTTTTTCTGTTCCTGTGCTTGCTACTCCTTAATTCACACATGTACAGGAGGCACAAGAGGTTAAATTGAATCTAACCCTCCAATTTTATATGTTTTGATCTCATTTCTGAATTCCTGTTGTTATTTTATCTCAAACAAGTACCCAGATTTATAAAGATCTAGTGAGCATTGCCAATGTTGGAGAGCGAGTGATCTGAATAGGTTTATGTGATTGATCTGCATTAACTTTTCTCTCTAACCTTTTTTACAGTACAAAATGATAATGATTTACAGATTGCAGTAGTTGTCTTTTTAGTGCAAACTCTGTACTTGTTAATCATTCAAGTCTGAACTTGTCTGACAGTTTCGGACTTTCTTCTGTAGTTTCGTTGACTATGCATGAATCCCATCATTTAGTTGTATTTTTTACTGCTATACACGAAGGCGATATGAAATGCTGGACTTTGATCCAAAAGctattcatgaagatcttcaataACCGCAATAGCAACGCCGATTTATAATCTGAAACAATCTAGAGTGTGTCCTGAAGCTAGTGATTATCCTGTTCTATTTGATATCTGCAACAATCAAGAGTGCACGGTTGCCCGTTTTGTTGCTGATGGGTGTTCCCTGACCCTGAGCTTCAGGCAACGGCTTACCCTTGCCCTTTCTGATCAGTGCAACAGGATCGTGCTCGGTGCTAGAGCTTTGACATTGAACAATTCTTCTGATAGTGTGTCCTGAAGCCTGAATAAATTGGGCAAGTTTACGACTAGATCTGTTCACAAGTTGTTGGAAAAGCCTTTGGCTGGTGCACATAATGGGTGGGTCTGGAAAGCCCCCATCCCTCTTAAAATCAAAATCCATGTGTGGCAGTTGTTTAGAAATGCTATATTAACTCGAGATAATCTAAAACTAGAAATTGGCTAGGTGACCCTCTGTGTTCTTTTTGCAAGTTGCTGAAGATGTTCAACACTTGTTTTTTGGTTGTGGGGTAGAGTGATAGGTACTGAGAGCGGTCCTACAAACTTGTGGCGAAGTTTTGCTTGGCTATATNNNNNNNNNNNNNNNNNNNNNNNNNNNNNNNNNNNNNNNNNNNNNNNNNNNNNNNNNNNNNNNNNNNNNNNNNNNNNNNNNNNNNNNNNNNNNNNNNNNNNNNNNNNNNNNNNNNNNNNNNNNNNNNNNNNNNNNNNNNNNNNNNNNNNNNNNNNNNNNNNNNNNNNNNNNNNNNNNNNNNNNNNNNNNNNNNNNNNNNNNNNNNNNNNNNNNNNNNNNNNNNNNGTTCACTtctgtaagtcgtttcagacaactcaaAATAGGTTGTTTtacacattgtctgaaatgtcttcaaggtcttataaaaatgAATAGAGAAATACTGGACTCTAAGAAACAAAATAACCTTTGAGCAACCTACTATGTGATCTCCTGTTGAGGCAATCTTCAATGTTTGTTCTTTCATGATGTACTAGGCAGGTCTTCTCAAGGGCACGGACAAGGACGTGTTCCAAGGCGGTAATCGAGTGCTGATGCACGGAGCTATGTTGCTCGCCCGACAGTTGGACCTCCAGTTGTTGCGCTGGACTTGGACCATGCTTCTAGGATGTGATCACCTACTGAAGTGCTTCTTCGTGACTAGTATTATTTTGGTGGAAGTGTTCCTTCTCTGGTGAATGCCGCGCGTTTTTGTCTTGGTAGCCTGAAACTCCTTTTCTCTGCGTTGGTCAGCCTTGATGTTAGGTTGTCTGTTTCCCAAATAACTATTTGTGCTCTCAGGTTTTTGCCTCATAACAGGTGTTTCGATGTCGAGCACCCATGGCGGGTTTCCTGGCAATGCACCATTTGCCTCCCTCTCTTTCCCTCCTCCTATCTTGCTTGTAATACCAGTGAACTTTGTATTTCCGTTAAGCAATTAATGAAAATGGGGATGCCCGGTTGGAAAAACAAGAAACAACTAGCGCATGTGCATGTCTGAAGTCTGAACCGTGACTGCTTTTAGGAATGCTACAATGGATTGGAGTTTGAGTTTAAGCTCCTTATCCCATTAATCTAGAGCTCTAGGCCCATTAGCTTAGTTAGACTCAAATGAGAATTTAGGTCAGGTAAGCGAACATGATTGCTAAAAGTTTAAACCATCATGTGTACGATCAGTTCCATTGTGGTCAGTTGTGGTTGTTGTTTGGTTCGGTTTTATCATGGTTCCTTGTTCTTAGTTCGACTATTGGAATTATCTTGAGCATGTATCTTGTTATATTTGAAAGTTTCATATTGATGGTACTATGTACTTATGCACTTAGAAACTAGAAGTATTTGTTAtctgaattattattattttgcattACTTTTTCGCGAATACGCGAAAGCTTGTGTGtcattgcattgatagaaggaGTTGAAAGGGGTACAAGGGTAGCATCATGGGACACGTACGCAAATTGGCGAACCTGAGGATGCTAGAGCAGAATGCGGGGTGCTCGGCCCGAAGAAGAACTAAAGCCTAAATCTCGGGGATAAGCATGTTGTGGCTCCAGCCCTAGCACAGAGGTGCACGTCTTCTTGGATATACTGCACCGGTTGCGTAGTACCGGGCTACAGCGAGTTGAAGACAACAGGCATTGCAGTGCTTCCAAATCCACTAACTTGTGAGAAGGAGGATAGAGGAAAGACCTCGATGAGGAGTAATAGGAGCCATCGAGCAGAGGTCACCACAAATCCGTGAAAGACATCGTCTTATGAGGCAGGGTGGTATAGTAGATCACCAAGAGAGGATCTCGTGCCAAATTTACCGCGAGAAGGGGCGGCAGTGAGGAGATGATGCATGCCTCCGGGAGTCTGATTGCGAAGGACGCAACTGTCATGGTAAGGGAGATCACGTGGTTCCAAGAGGTCGACGGTCCAGCATCGATCCTGGAGGACGAGCTAGGCAAAAAACGTTGGGAAATTTCTCACGTTCTTCTCGGGGCCAATCTGACACCGGGACCACAGGAAGGTTCCCTAAGATTCGATCGGACATGGATCTCGGTTCTTCACCTTTCACTTCTGTTTGATTTGACATCAGGGCCGTGGGAGGCGACCTTAGGTTCCGACTCAATGTCGGGCCCCATGAAGGATTTTCACGCTCGACCTGAGCCGGATTAAGCATCGGGCTTGGAGTCAGCGGTTCGAGGTAACCCTCAGCTTGGTGTGAAGACTAGCTTTCCACGGGCATCCGTGGTGTACTCTGTGTTGTCGAATCTAATGATCTAGCCTGGAGCGTGGGTTTCGACCTGGCTAAGGTGGTCGGTCGAGTTAGAGAAGAGAGTGATGcggccgaagacgaagatctgcccCCGCACGAGGTCGCGTCGGCACCGATCTGCTCGCTAATCTTGATCCCCATCGTACCGTGGTGATCGCTTAGCAGGATCTGCATGGGCCACCAATGACGGAGCTAAATCTGACAGATCTAGGGGTATAGGGGGTCCCAAGCTAACTGTCTAGGCACGATAGTAACACGGACACGAGGTTTACTGTGTTAGGCAAtattgtgttggattgagtacaAATACTGATTTTCTTCTATGAAATTGTTGTGTGTCCTTTATGTACCTTGCCCCCTAGTTTATATAGATATCGGGGGAGGGGGTTCTAGGGTTACAACATCCTTGGCTGCTACTTACGAAGAAACAGAGTCTCTGTTGAATCCAGCACCTTCGGATACATGACAGGTTTTCCGGAGCCTTCCGTCTTCGGTTCATGGACTGTCTAGTATGGCCCACTCGTGAACCGACAAAAGGGGTCCTCGGCCCAGCGCACCTGGTCGGAAGCCGTCGTGGTGAGAGGCCCTCTAGGGGGACACCATTAGGCGCCAAGTTATACTTGTTGTCGGCATGTGCTACGCACGGTGGCTCCTATAGAGGCAACAAGTCTTGCGTGTTGTTGTTGGATCTAAAGTGATACGACAGTGTCGGGAGGAAAAGCGGTATAGGGTGTCTTTTTCTTTTGGTATCTCCTCCACAGGCATCCGACTATCTAGGCGTCGGTAGCCAGACAAGGGATGATGGTAGAGGCGGCTTCAACGACGAGTATGCGCACTCCAATGGAAACACAAGGTTCCTGATTAGCCTATATGTCGACGTGTGCCTGCGCGTGTCTTTGTTGAAGGTAGTGGACGAAACCGCGGCTTTGGGGATAAAAATCCAGAGGCCGGCCTACGACTGTACTCATCATCATCGACGCACACACGACGTTTTCTTCCTGAAGGCTTAGCCTAGAAGTTGTATACTTTTCATTTATTGTTTGTGGTTGCCTCATGAAATTTGTTTGGCTGTTGGATTCtgtttttttttattatttttatatggttgtgtgcatcttcCTAATGCAGACAGCCGAGGGTTATCTTCTTTttcagaagaaaaagaaaacaaagcgATGCCGAGTTGAAACAACAGGCTGCTTTTTGTTTCATCAAAAAAAAAAACAGGCTGCTTTTTGTCGCAGTCGAATACGTTGGGAGGATCATGATGTGGTAGTGACCAAGAATTGCCTCCGAAATTCGAATCCACTTGTTAGACGATCGCTCACCATTGGTCCATTGTTCAATCCATGGAAAATGGCTAGCCCTCCCCTCAAGAAAAAAATGCCAGCCTAGAAAAAAAAATAACAAGTCCAGAAAGTATTCGAGCACTACGCCGAACATATGCTCCGCTTTCCCCGTTTCCGCAGGGCAGGGAACACGACCCGCGCCGCGCGCTTCGATCGATCGAAACCATTTTGGCGCCACCGGttcccgccgcctcccgccgcgttCGGTTTGGGCGTGCTCTGTGTCTGGTGTGCGCGGCTGATTCTCCGTAGCAGCGGTAGTGCTGCTACAAAGACACTTGGACGCTGCAAGCTTCGTACAGCCATAACCGAAGAAACTGAATGAACGGGACAGGCAGGCAGTTTGGACGTTGCAGATCAGCCGCGGCAGTAGGGTTCACCGTCGACGTGGGCGCACGGCCGCCGTAGAAACATGAGGCCACTTTTGCGCCTCGCTCACAACAAAGTGCCCGATCGCAGATCGCTTGCTTGTCAGTCAGCTGTCACGCAAACCTGCATTAGACACGACATTTTGATGTACCGTACAGTAGTACTACCCAGCCCATATCACGTTCAGAGGATCTTGCTTTTTGGCCCAAAAAGTTACCGCCCAAGATCTCATTTTCCATACGGTAGATTCCTCCGCTACGTAACAGCCAAATAAATCCAAGCGTCTCTGATATTGTACTCCAAGTCTGCGACGAAACAGCCAAGATTTCGTGCAAAAAAAGCCAAGATTTCGTGCAAAATAGTGGGGCCAAGCCTGCATCACGTCTGGCGCGCCGCAATCGGGCCACAGAGGATCGGTCCCCTCTGCGCCCCTAACTAAAACCCTACGTAATCCTTGGGAACCCTATCCGCCGAGGCTTTCGAACGCCTTGCGCGCCCACGGGATGGCACGCGCATTTCGTCGAACGCCCTCCGCGCGCCCACGGACCGGCACGCGCATTTCGTCGAACATCGTCTGCGCGTCCGCAGGTTGGCATGCTTTGCAGAAACAATTCCTCAAACAGGGGCAGCACAAGATGTTTATTTATTCAGAAGCAATACCTTGATTCATTACAATACATCAGTACATCACCAATAAGAGACAGCGAAATAACAGTAAATAAAAACATTGTGGAGCACCCAGCACACATGTATCACCGCTACTACTACTAGGACTAAGGAGCAACCAGACGCGgggggcgagcgagcgagcgagccatTGGTAATGGAGATTGCATATTATCATCGGACTGATCAGAAGTCCTCGTCGATGCTGAAGACGTGCTGGGTCGCGGCGCCGCCGTTGAGGTTGGACATGACGGACGCCTTCTGGTACTCGCCCACGCGCTTCTCGAAGAAGTTGGTCTTGCCCTGCAGGGAGATGAGCTCCATCCAGTCGAACGGGTTGGTGGCGTTGTACAGCTTCTTGCAGCCCAGCGCCATGAGCAGGCGGTCGGCGACGAACTCGATGTACTGGCTCATCAGGTCGCCGTTCATGCCGACGAGCGCGCAGGGCAGCGCGTCGCAGACGAACTCCCTCTCGATGTCCACGGCCTCGGAGACGATCTCGAAGACGCGTGACTCGTCCAGCTTGCCGCGCAGGATGTCGTAGAGGAGGCAGGCGAAGTCGCAGTGCAGGCCCTCGTCGCGGGAGATGAGCTCGTTGGAGAAGGTGAGGCCCGGCATGAGCCCGCGCTTCTTGAGCCAGAAGATGGCGCAGAAGGAGCCCGAGAAGAAGATGCCCTCCACGCAGGCGAAGGCGACGATGCGCTCGGCGAAGCGCTCCCCACCGTCGATCCAGCGCAGGGCCCAGTCGGCCTTGCGGCGCACGGCGGGTATGGTGTCGATGGCGCGGAAGAGGCGGTCCTTCTCGACGTCGTCGCGGATGtaggtctcgatgagcagggagtaCATCTCGGAGTGGATGTTCTCGATGGCGATCTGGAAGCCGTAGAAGGCCCTGGCCTCGGCGACCTGCACGTCGGACATGAACCTGGAGGCGAGGTTCTCGAGCACGATGCCGTCCGAGGCGGCGAAGAAGGCGAGCACGTGGGAGATGAAGTGGCGCTCGTCGTTGGAGAGCGTGGTGTCCCAGTGGCGCGCGTCGGAGGAGAGGTCCACCTCCTCGGCGGTCCAGAAGGAGGCCACCGCCTTCTTGTAGAACTCCCAGATCTGCGGGAACCGGATGGGGAAC
This genomic window contains:
- the LOC123157007 gene encoding ribonucleoside-diphosphate reductase small chain; translation: MPAALSMVPACDAEEPLLAESSDRFSMFPIRFPQIWEFYKKAVASFWTAEEVDLSSDARHWDTTLSNDERHFISHVLAFFAASDGIVLENLASRFMSDVQVAEARAFYGFQIAIENIHSEMYSLLIETYIRDDVEKDRLFRAIDTIPAVRRKADWALRWIDGGERFAERIVAFACVEGIFFSGSFCAIFWLKKRGLMPGLTFSNELISRDEGLHCDFACLLYDILRGKLDESRVFEIVSEAVDIEREFVCDALPCALVGMNGDLMSQYIEFVADRLLMALGCKKLYNATNPFDWMELISLQGKTNFFEKRVGEYQKASVMSNLNGGAATQHVFSIDEDF